One Streptomyces sp. NBC_00223 genomic window carries:
- a CDS encoding carbamoyltransferase family protein: protein MSVPPTRLSRRPRSPRVNVLGIAAGYHDSSCCLFQDGVLVAAAQEERFTRIKNDRSFPRHALRYCLAEAGLSLGDVDCAGYYEDPVQKLGRQLWSATGPGLSAGRRREVFDRATAPLPQESIRRISGYRGPIEIVDHHLSHAASSFFCSGFEEAAILTVDGVGDWPTTTYGVGRGPAIERFEQVDFPHSLGFLYSAVTGYLGFEVNEGEYKVMGLAPYGEPRYADRIARLVEVLPGGQYRLDLAYFGFLDGETMYSPALAELLGQPPREPESELGRFHLDVARSVQAVLEEVLLEKVRYLHTQVPVEDLCMAGGVALNVVANSRILREGPFERLFVQPAAGDAGGAVGAAAVAHARLTGERPRQQRLEHTYLGPAATSREVHGLLAAASAEFLDFQGREADLLEHVASELSDGKVVGWFQGRMEFGPRSLGARSILADARHPGMRDRINRLVKMRESFRPFAPAVLESRAAEHFDLDHPSAFMLETCAVTSPLDLPSITHVDGSARVQTVNRRVSPRFAGLLEAFDRRTGCPVLVNTSFNVRGEPVVCSPLDALRCFVRSEIDVLVLEDFVLDRSAVRALWELDDAMPVPMGRADTGEAVEHLVYTLI, encoded by the coding sequence GTGTCCGTGCCACCCACCCGCCTGTCCCGGCGTCCCCGCAGTCCCCGGGTCAATGTGCTCGGGATCGCAGCGGGCTACCACGACTCCTCCTGCTGCCTGTTCCAGGACGGCGTGCTGGTCGCCGCCGCCCAGGAGGAGCGCTTCACGCGGATCAAGAACGACCGGTCCTTCCCCCGTCACGCACTGCGCTACTGCCTCGCCGAGGCGGGCCTGTCCCTCGGCGACGTGGACTGCGCCGGCTACTACGAGGACCCGGTGCAGAAGCTGGGCCGCCAGCTGTGGTCGGCGACCGGGCCGGGCCTGTCCGCCGGGCGGCGGCGGGAGGTCTTCGACCGGGCGACCGCCCCGCTCCCGCAGGAGTCGATCCGCCGGATCTCCGGCTACCGCGGTCCGATCGAGATCGTCGACCACCACCTGTCACACGCGGCGAGCAGCTTCTTCTGCTCCGGTTTCGAGGAGGCGGCGATCCTCACCGTGGACGGGGTGGGCGACTGGCCGACCACCACGTACGGGGTGGGCCGCGGTCCCGCGATCGAGCGCTTCGAGCAGGTCGACTTCCCCCACTCGCTGGGCTTCCTGTACAGCGCCGTCACCGGTTACCTCGGCTTCGAGGTCAACGAGGGCGAGTACAAGGTGATGGGTCTGGCACCGTACGGCGAGCCCCGCTACGCCGACCGGATCGCCCGGCTGGTCGAGGTGCTGCCGGGTGGTCAGTACCGGTTGGACCTGGCGTACTTCGGCTTCCTGGACGGCGAGACGATGTACTCCCCGGCGCTCGCCGAGCTGCTCGGGCAGCCGCCGCGCGAGCCGGAGTCCGAACTGGGCCGCTTCCACCTGGACGTGGCACGCAGCGTTCAGGCGGTGCTGGAGGAGGTGTTGCTGGAGAAGGTGCGTTACCTGCACACGCAGGTGCCCGTGGAGGACCTGTGCATGGCCGGCGGCGTGGCGCTGAATGTCGTCGCCAACAGCCGGATTCTGCGCGAAGGCCCGTTCGAGCGGCTGTTCGTCCAGCCGGCCGCCGGGGACGCGGGCGGCGCGGTCGGCGCCGCCGCGGTCGCACATGCCCGGCTGACCGGCGAGCGACCCCGGCAGCAGCGCTTGGAGCACACCTACCTAGGGCCAGCAGCCACCTCGCGGGAGGTGCACGGTCTGCTGGCGGCGGCCTCCGCCGAGTTCCTGGACTTCCAGGGCCGCGAGGCCGATCTCCTCGAGCACGTGGCGAGCGAACTGTCCGACGGCAAGGTGGTCGGCTGGTTCCAGGGCCGGATGGAGTTCGGACCGCGTTCCCTGGGCGCCCGCTCGATCCTCGCCGACGCCAGGCACCCCGGTATGCGTGACCGGATCAACCGGCTGGTCAAGATGCGCGAGTCGTTCCGGCCGTTCGCGCCCGCCGTGCTGGAGTCCAGGGCCGCCGAGCACTTCGACCTCGACCACCCGTCAGCCTTCATGCTGGAGACCTGCGCGGTCACCTCCCCGCTGGACCTGCCGTCCATCACGCACGTCGACGGCTCGGCCCGGGTGCAGACCGTGAACCGGCGCGTCAGCCCGCGGTTCGCGGGGCTGCTGGAGGCCTTCGACCGGCGGACCGGCTGCCCGGTGCTGGTCAACACCTCGTTCAACGTCCGCGGTGAACCAGTGGTCTGCTCGCCGCTGGACGCCCTGCGGTGCTTCGTCCGCAGCGAGATCGACGTGCTTGTCCTCGAGGACTTCGTCCTGGACCGCAGCGCTGTCCGCGCCCTGTGGGAACTGGACGACGCGATGCCCGTGCCGATGGGCCGGGCGGACACCGGCGAGGCCGTCGAGCACCTCGTCTACACCCTGATCTGA
- a CDS encoding methylaspartate mutase, with translation MTRFPAGPFGGFVARAQQEGCLVVQPRMGFADPVRMRAGLLAVRDCAAMTVGTVTLDSYTRLGRHLEVRRLLDRGGVLNGYPLVAHGHATNLAMLDGVLAQGFPVQVRHGSALPQDIVTALTDAGLDATEGGPVSYCLPYGRTPLRTSVRNWAEGCALLDRVRERGVEPHLETFGGCMTGQMCPPSLLVALSVLEALFFRWHGIRSLSLSYAQQTDAEQDRQAVAALRGLAGRLLGDTDWHIVVYTYMGVYPRTRPGALALLEEAARLAVRTGAARLIVKTVAEAHRIPTIAENVQALETAALAAAATRPAPPVEEDNEVLAEASLLVEHVLSLADDPGEALLEAFARGHLDVPYCLHPDNRGASRSYLDSAGWLRWSRVGAMPLPPSAESGRGTEMTSRLLLASLSHVQNRFDRAAARGARPAGVRSD, from the coding sequence GTGACCCGGTTCCCGGCCGGCCCGTTCGGTGGATTCGTCGCCCGCGCCCAGCAGGAGGGCTGCCTGGTAGTCCAGCCGCGGATGGGCTTCGCGGACCCGGTCCGGATGCGGGCCGGCCTGCTGGCGGTCCGGGACTGCGCCGCCATGACGGTCGGCACCGTCACGCTCGACAGCTACACCCGGCTGGGCCGGCACCTGGAGGTGCGGAGGCTGCTGGACCGCGGCGGCGTCCTCAACGGCTACCCGCTCGTCGCGCACGGCCACGCCACCAACCTGGCGATGCTGGACGGCGTCCTGGCCCAGGGCTTCCCGGTACAGGTCCGGCACGGATCGGCCCTGCCCCAGGACATCGTCACCGCCCTCACCGACGCCGGTCTCGACGCCACCGAGGGCGGACCGGTGTCCTACTGCCTGCCGTACGGGCGCACGCCGCTGCGCACGTCGGTCCGGAACTGGGCCGAGGGCTGCGCCCTGCTGGACCGGGTCCGCGAGCGCGGTGTCGAACCGCATCTGGAGACCTTCGGCGGCTGCATGACCGGCCAGATGTGCCCGCCGAGCCTGCTGGTCGCCCTCAGCGTGCTGGAGGCGCTGTTCTTCCGCTGGCACGGGATCCGCTCGCTGTCGCTCAGCTACGCACAGCAGACCGACGCCGAACAGGACCGGCAGGCGGTCGCCGCGTTGCGCGGGCTCGCGGGGCGACTGCTGGGCGACACCGACTGGCACATCGTCGTCTACACCTACATGGGCGTGTACCCGCGGACCCGGCCCGGCGCGCTCGCCCTGCTGGAGGAGGCCGCGCGGCTGGCGGTGCGCACGGGTGCGGCCCGGCTGATCGTCAAGACCGTGGCGGAGGCGCACCGCATCCCGACCATCGCTGAGAACGTGCAGGCGCTGGAGACCGCCGCGCTGGCCGCCGCCGCCACCCGGCCGGCGCCGCCCGTCGAGGAGGACAACGAGGTGCTGGCCGAGGCGAGCCTCCTGGTCGAGCACGTGCTGTCGCTGGCCGACGATCCGGGCGAGGCCCTGCTGGAGGCCTTCGCCCGCGGCCACCTCGACGTGCCGTACTGCCTCCACCCCGACAACCGCGGTGCAAGCCGCAGCTACCTGGACTCCGCCGGGTGGCTGCGCTGGTCCCGGGTCGGCGCGATGCCCCTTCCCCCGTCGGCGGAGAGCGGCCGGGGCACCGAGATGACCTCGCGGCTCCTGCTCGCCTCGCTCAGCCACGTACAGAACCGGTTCGACCGCGCGGCCGCGAGAGGCGCGCGCCCGGCCGGTGTCCGATCTGACTGA
- a CDS encoding asparagine synthetase A, with translation MTGTPTTRQHLERPETRLALRVQHRLLRAAREYLDGGGFTELLPPVIGPVTDPGGRGSKQIDIDYYGHRYKLMTSAILYKQASLLAFDRMYYVAPNVRLEPPETRFTGRHLAEFHQIDVEIAGAARDDAMRVAEELVTHIVRQVAADCGDELSRLGRDPHTLREAYTSRFRRLTHSEAIAELSGAGHPHNPDGEIDWAGEELLARKATVPFFVTDYPKGSRGFYDSEDPGRAGTLRNFDLLAPEGYGEIISGSQRESDYPRLVARIRESGENPAKYGWYLDVVRAGIPASAGFGLGVQRLTRYLIGAASLWEATAYPKLPGVAAP, from the coding sequence ATGACCGGCACCCCCACCACGCGCCAGCACCTGGAGCGCCCGGAGACCAGGCTTGCCCTGCGGGTCCAGCACCGCCTCCTGCGAGCCGCCCGCGAGTACCTCGACGGCGGGGGATTCACCGAACTGCTGCCGCCGGTGATCGGGCCCGTCACCGATCCCGGTGGCCGCGGCTCCAAGCAGATCGACATCGACTACTACGGCCATCGCTACAAGCTGATGACCAGCGCCATTCTGTACAAACAGGCGTCCTTGCTGGCCTTCGACCGGATGTACTACGTCGCGCCGAACGTCAGGCTGGAGCCCCCGGAGACCCGGTTCACCGGCCGTCATCTCGCCGAGTTCCACCAGATCGACGTGGAGATCGCCGGGGCCGCCCGGGACGACGCCATGCGGGTCGCCGAGGAGCTGGTCACGCACATCGTCCGGCAGGTCGCTGCCGACTGCGGGGACGAGCTGTCCCGGTTGGGCCGTGACCCGCACACCCTCCGGGAGGCGTACACCTCGCGGTTCCGACGGCTCACCCACAGTGAGGCGATCGCGGAGCTGAGCGGGGCCGGCCATCCGCACAACCCGGACGGCGAGATCGACTGGGCGGGTGAGGAACTGCTCGCCCGGAAGGCGACCGTGCCGTTCTTCGTCACTGATTACCCGAAGGGCTCGCGCGGCTTCTACGACTCCGAGGACCCCGGACGAGCCGGTACGCTGCGCAACTTCGACCTGCTCGCCCCCGAGGGCTACGGCGAGATCATCAGCGGCAGCCAGCGCGAGTCGGACTATCCGCGGCTGGTCGCCCGGATCCGGGAGAGCGGCGAGAACCCGGCCAAGTACGGCTGGTACCTGGACGTCGTCCGAGCGGGCATCCCGGCCAGCGCCGGGTTCGGCCTCGGCGTGCAGCGGCTCACCCGCTACCTGATCGGCGCCGCTTCGCTGTGGGAGGCG
- a CDS encoding cobalamin-dependent protein (Presence of a B(12) (cobalamin)-binding domain implies dependence on cobalamin itself, in one of its several forms, or in some unusual lineages, dependence on a cobalamin-like analog.): protein MRRTLRPGHPDDHRLTRPAHAERPGPSCRPPTTVVTTTASDAHVWNLVYLELLLTEWGHHVVNLGPCVPDGLLVHRCLAVRPDLLVVSSVNGHGRDEGQRLISRVRARPELAALPAVIGGKLDTGAGDRARSAAELLAAGFDLVVDEAEGLEPLRAFAMAAVGTGEAP, encoded by the coding sequence ATGCGCAGGACCCTCCGCCCCGGGCACCCCGACGACCACCGGCTGACCCGGCCGGCCCATGCAGAACGCCCCGGGCCGTCGTGCCGCCCTCCCACCACCGTGGTCACCACCACCGCCTCCGACGCCCACGTCTGGAACCTGGTCTACCTGGAACTGCTGCTGACCGAATGGGGCCACCATGTCGTCAATCTCGGTCCCTGCGTGCCCGACGGCCTCCTGGTGCACCGCTGCCTGGCAGTACGGCCCGACCTGCTCGTGGTCAGCAGCGTGAACGGCCATGGCCGGGACGAGGGGCAGCGGCTCATCAGCCGGGTCCGTGCCCGCCCGGAACTCGCGGCGCTGCCCGCCGTCATCGGCGGCAAGCTGGACACCGGGGCCGGCGACCGCGCGAGGTCGGCGGCCGAGCTGCTCGCCGCAGGTTTCGATCTCGTCGTCGACGAGGCCGAGGGCCTGGAGCCGCTCCGGGCCTTCGCCATGGCGGCGGTCGGCACGGGGGAAGCGCCGTGA
- a CDS encoding MFS transporter — MTAGTGELREEDQGHGSGPGPAGILGDRDFRLLWVGETTSKLGSSVSAIAVPLVAIAVLHASVFQVSALTALTWLPWLLIGLPAGAWVDRLPGRRVMLVCNLVSTLAFVSVPLAAWAGMLTIGQLMLAALLAGSAAVFFETAYQVYLPSLVDPGRLTEANARLQSGAAAAGVLGPGVGGLIAQAVGAVAGPLADAVSFVVSSLCLLAIRGSGEPVESARRTTRLRQEITEGLRFVGRDPYLRVMTISGAVANLALMGYQALLMVFMVRVIGISAGTAGVLAACAQIGAVFGAVGATLVTRRFGSARGFLVAQSFGAFALLIPLGGRGARLAFLLVGALLVAFGVVMAAVIKASFRQAYCPRPMLGRVTVSMQFLNYGSIPLGALLGGVLSGALGVRPTMWIMTAAFALSVTILLFSPIPGRRDLPSAPPDLP; from the coding sequence GTGACCGCGGGGACCGGCGAACTCCGGGAAGAGGACCAGGGACACGGGTCGGGGCCGGGCCCCGCCGGGATCCTCGGCGACCGTGATTTCCGTCTGCTGTGGGTGGGCGAGACCACCAGCAAGCTGGGCAGCAGCGTGTCGGCGATCGCGGTTCCGCTGGTGGCGATCGCCGTGCTGCACGCGAGCGTCTTCCAAGTCAGTGCGCTGACCGCGCTGACCTGGCTGCCCTGGCTGCTGATCGGACTGCCGGCCGGTGCCTGGGTCGACCGGTTGCCCGGCCGCCGGGTCATGCTGGTCTGCAACCTGGTCTCGACGCTGGCCTTCGTCAGTGTCCCGCTCGCGGCCTGGGCCGGGATGCTGACGATCGGCCAGCTCATGCTGGCGGCGTTGCTGGCCGGGTCCGCCGCGGTGTTCTTCGAGACCGCCTACCAGGTGTACCTGCCGTCGCTGGTCGACCCCGGCCGGCTGACCGAGGCCAATGCCAGACTGCAGAGCGGCGCCGCTGCGGCGGGAGTGCTCGGACCGGGCGTCGGCGGCCTGATCGCCCAGGCCGTCGGGGCGGTGGCCGGCCCGCTCGCGGACGCCGTGTCGTTCGTGGTGTCCTCGCTGTGCCTGCTCGCGATCCGCGGTTCCGGCGAGCCCGTCGAGTCCGCGCGGCGCACCACCCGGCTGCGGCAGGAGATCACCGAGGGCCTGCGCTTCGTCGGCCGTGACCCGTACCTGCGGGTGATGACCATCAGCGGTGCGGTGGCCAACCTGGCGCTGATGGGCTACCAGGCGCTGCTCATGGTCTTCATGGTGCGCGTGATCGGCATCAGTGCCGGTACGGCGGGCGTACTCGCGGCCTGCGCACAGATCGGGGCAGTCTTCGGCGCGGTCGGGGCGACGCTTGTGACCCGCCGGTTCGGGAGCGCCCGCGGTTTCCTGGTCGCCCAGTCCTTCGGGGCGTTCGCCCTGCTCATCCCGCTGGGTGGACGCGGCGCCCGGCTGGCCTTTCTGCTGGTCGGTGCGCTGCTGGTGGCGTTCGGCGTGGTCATGGCGGCGGTGATCAAGGCCAGCTTCCGGCAGGCATACTGCCCGCGGCCGATGCTGGGGCGGGTCACCGTCAGCATGCAGTTCCTCAACTACGGGTCAATACCGCTGGGTGCGCTGCTGGGCGGCGTGCTGAGCGGTGCCCTGGGGGTTCGCCCCACCATGTGGATCATGACGGCGGCATTCGCGCTGTCGGTGACCATCCTGCTGTTCAGTCCGATTCCCGGCCGCCGCGACCTGCCCTCGGCGCCGCCGGACCTGCCGTGA